The genomic interval AGATCGAAACACACTGGATGCCACATTCGAAGTCGCTGAATTCGGAAGTATAATCGTTGATGCGCAAACCGCCGGCAAAGCACTTAATCGAATCGCTGTGATCTCAAGAGACATACAAACCGAAACGCCCCTTTACGTCATCTTTGACGGTAACGAGAACGAACCCGGCCATCAGGCCGTAAAAAATGGTTATGATGGGTATTTGAAACTGCCGCTGGACCGCGAGCAACTCAATAGGCTCTTTAGCTCGAACCTTGAACATAGAAAACTATGCACCGTTGATGACTTCGTTCTCAAAGTAGAGACTGGCCTGCCTGGCCAAGAGCTCACAGAGAACTACCGTACAGAACTGCTCAAGCAATTAGAAGACGGCATCAAGCACATCGAAGACCAACACTTCGACTACGTCGTACTTTGCTTCGACAATGCACCGCATCCAGCATCACTGCTCAATTGCATTGTATCAGCTCAGCGCGCTGCCAAAGATTTAGGGCTGGCTTTTGCTTTGGCCGGCTCTAGCGAGCTTAAAGATAAACTCCGCCACTTTGACCAAACTCGTCAGATACCGTTCTTTCCATCCGTAAAAGACGCAGTTGTCACGATGGAAAATGAACTGGGCTAGCCCAGGGGTGTTATTTCGCAGCGGCTTTTCGAACCACTGGATGAACACTCATTTTGATTGGGGGTTTCTTACTCTCTCCCAACTTTTCACGGTCGGTGCGAGGTCGAACTTTTCTGGCAATTCTTGTATCGATTTTATTTTTTATCATTATTCTTCACTTACAACTTTTATTGAAACACAGAACCACTCTGTGCCGCGCAGCTAACAATTCGGTCTGACAGTTTTAGGCTTGGATTGTCCAGAAGATTCGAGTTCGATGGGTTCTAATTCTACTAAAATGCCTAAAAAACGTTCGTATGGATTTTCAAAGTCTTATTTTTCCTTGGTTTCCTTGCTTAACTTGAAGGTCTCTTGACTACATCTGATTACAGATACCGACAATAAATTTGTTCGCGATTTTTCTGATCATTTAAGACTAAACTCATAATTTACTGTTTTTATTCATTTATTTAAATTTCACCTCATTTTAAATTGAAGGCAAACTAACTTTCCTCAATTTAGTTGTGCACAATACAATTGACCATCAGCCATCCGTTCGGTAGACCCGTTTCATCTCAATCCCCAGAGAACCCCAAAAGGAGCGCGCAATGTCAGTAGACATCAACACCATCGAGAACGTCCGACGTTTTGAAAATTTTACGAAGGACGACATGCAGGGATTCTGCATGGACAAGACTCACGCCGTTTATCCCCACGACCAAATTTACGGAAAATACTGCACCCTCGAAGAATACGTGGACTGCCCACCAGAAGAAGCCTTCAAGTATTTGTCCAACCCATACAACTTGGCTGAGTGGACCTACAGCATGCGCAACTTCGGCGAGATGGACGAGACCGGATTGGTTATGTCTCTTGACCGCATTGGTGGCGAAACAGAAATTTACACCCGCACAACCGTGAATGCTGAAGCCATGACCGTAGACTACCACTGCGCCTGGGATCAGGGCGATAAGCTTTGGATGATCTACTTGATGCGCGTCATCGATGCACAGGTCGTGTTTAATAAGCCTGGTTCAGTCATTCTTTGGACCAACTGCCGACATCCCTACTACGACGCGAATCCATTCCCAGAAGCGGCACCCGCTGACCGTAAGGTTTGGGTCG from Deltaproteobacteria bacterium carries:
- a CDS encoding response regulator, whose protein sequence is MHCSDYKILIVDDSRNIRKVFRDILEKVGYQVFEAEGGTDAIKFLAADTVHLILLDMVMPEMNGPRFLSHLRQMKNETPVILITGVTQTQALAECMQFGVREMVVKPTTPENLCEKVSKELHFNEPEGTFEDEGEDQGDYHLCLLYSDKLEVNQMLEALVPGNVSVEQCPDRNTLDATFEVAEFGSIIVDAQTAGKALNRIAVISRDIQTETPLYVIFDGNENEPGHQAVKNGYDGYLKLPLDREQLNRLFSSNLEHRKLCTVDDFVLKVETGLPGQELTENYRTELLKQLEDGIKHIEDQHFDYVVLCFDNAPHPASLLNCIVSAQRAAKDLGLAFALAGSSELKDKLRHFDQTRQIPFFPSVKDAVVTMENELG
- a CDS encoding SRPBCC family protein codes for the protein MSVDINTIENVRRFENFTKDDMQGFCMDKTHAVYPHDQIYGKYCTLEEYVDCPPEEAFKYLSNPYNLAEWTYSMRNFGEMDETGLVMSLDRIGGETEIYTRTTVNAEAMTVDYHCAWDQGDKLWMIYLMRVIDAQVVFNKPGSVILWTNCRHPYYDANPFPEAAPADRKVWVGDMWPFFYAGHHVEMQNLKSILEYRHANNLPICPESIPGEAA